The following nucleotide sequence is from Mytilus edulis chromosome 13, xbMytEdul2.2, whole genome shotgun sequence.
ggtccggcctgttaataaccaaacgagtataaaTACtgatatggtccgaccatacgcatatggtcaaaatactcatatggtccggaacagttACATAGGCATATTGCACCCGCCTTGGACAAAAGTCATGCTTTTCGTCGGATTTTGGTCCGATCGAGCcgattttgcatcagatttgacatggtttagacgatgaaaacagccaccaatatcataaagtcaacttgagtttgctttgcgggacaagtggaataaaattcctcgggatcacattaaacgtccaggatgatcaattccacggcgctgtcgagattgcaCTGCACCACGggtttgtaacattttttgtaaggactgtgagttgatgattcgacattggatgtttcgtttacctattgcacccgaaagatgacaatgaaacatttttgtttgatatcgatctattgttaaaattgttaattttcaagatcaatttattttgaaagattgtcatttctaatataaatttcatTGGCACTAAGTATATATTGTACAGTAAAGACTACATGCAAAATTAGTATGATGACGTATGCTTAACCAGTAGCTGGAGAAATACcaacaatttatattttgtacCTGTCACATTGCTTATCCCAATACACACCAACTTATCGTGATCATCTAGATCTATTATCAATTAAGTTTCTTCTGAAAACCAAAGATAAAACTTTGATCATGCTATCAAGTTGTTACAATTTAACTTCCTGATATACTGACGTGTCCTATCATTTAATACTCTTTCTCTATCAATTCAAAATTTCCCACTTTGTAATGAGTTTTTGCATTTAATATATCAAAAGTGTCCAAAGGAACTTATAAtaagttttactttaaaaaaaaaaaagaaagaaggatACACGTGTACACTTCATATCGCGGTCGTTTCCTTGATAATCACAAACTAGAATCTCTAACACACGTGTTGTCATATTTCAAATCGTCAACTTCCAATTCCCTTGCATCAACATGATTTGCGTTCATTGATTGTAATCCTTTTATTGTTATGACATTTTGAGTGCAGATTCGAATAACGAGAGATACACGAGAAGCAGTAAACACTTACACTATAAACTTGCCATTTATTGTTCCTCTGGAGTTCATgcgattttattattttatgcaCTTTATAACTATGCTCTTGAGTATTTTATGTGTTTTAAACTTCGAAAAAATACTGTCGGATCTCagaaaaaatgtcttttttatcACTGTGAATATGTAAGAAATATGATGCATGTTTAAGAATACCATGTCTAATGATACATACTGGAGTACATTACATGACTTGACCACTATTTCCACTTTTTTTAACATAAACAGAAAGACATGTGTTATTTACATGTTGTTTCGTCGTCCGGGCTAATATTTACACCTATATGACTTTTCATCTAAATGGTGGTGACTACCATTTACATAGTGGAACGCAAATCAAATTTAAATCCTTGAGAATATCTAAACATAGTCGTGACGTAAGATCGCTTATGTGGAATCGATTCCATTACAAATATGTAATTATTAGAGTtcatatataattaattaatcGGTATACTGTATGATGTTAACATGCTACAAGATTGCATGAAGGTTCGAAATCTAAATATAAGTTGAATATTTCTTACTTGTTAtcttaaatttgaagaaaaaaacagtatcaattatttttttaacaaatggttTAATCTTAAGGCGATACATTAAACTGCCACCTAGCAAGACATGAATTTCGATTAGTTCAAATATATTTGACTTTGACTAGATAAAAGGATGAGTTTGTCAGATCATTATAGAATTATTCACATTCCAGGAACCACTGGCACATGTTGCAATCAAATATTCCGTTATCTAAACAATTGAATTATAAATTGTTACACAGCTAAAATCTGTAGTACAAGAAATTTACTTTTactatttagtactatttctttactttaaaattattgtaatatttaggtacttgtattctccagtacttgatttgtacttaaaatattggtacaaaaaaaataccaacaatGATCACAATATTCCAGGTTTGAACATCCTAACTAACAACACATGACTaatgagatttcaaaaagacaaactttcaaaatgctgaaaaggTAACCGTGCAACCAAAAATCTGtcgtacttaaatttcaagtacaaatcaagtagtgtaaaatacaggtacctaaatataagaataattttaaagtaacaaaatagtactgaatattaaaagtagattttcggtactacagatttttggtacaaaaaatagtacctatgcaaaagtagatGTGTGGAAGAATACCAAATAATATGATACCCTTAACCTAGCTAGAAACTTTTCAACGGAAAAAAAAGTCGGTTTTGAATGCATTTATATTAGGAGAAATAGTGCTAAATAAGTACAAACCTGTATGATTACGACTATATTCAGCCAGAAACACGGCTTCATTTTCAGAATTGATATCTGTAAGTGATCCGTTATGTCGTCTGCATTGCTCCTTCAaaacattgatattttgaattttgagATTCTCTATTTGAAAAGGATTACATCATTTTTTGGCCTAAAATATGTgatatacaagtacccgtccacgtcaaCTCTGTGTGCTTGTAAGATGTTTTTCtaattgtatccatctgatgagttaagcctttttcaattgaatatGATAGTTCATTATTATGctgtactgttacactactgcCCAAGGTTAGAGAGAGTTTGGGTATCCCGCACATTTGTTATgtgtgtgtctgtcccaagtcaggagcctgcaattcagtggttgtcgtttgttgatatgttacatctttgtttttcgttcatgtattttgttcataaattagaccattagttttctggttcgaattgttttacgtttgtcatttcggagccttttatagctgcctacgcggaatgggctttgctcattgtataaggcagtatgacaacctaaaattgttaatttctgcgtcatttggtctctcgttGGGAGTttttatcattggcaatcataccacatcttcttttgtaagtaaatatttcatttaaaagtcaAAAAGACAGGTCAGCAGCCTATTAATCAAGATAATACAGTTATCTATATTCGCGGATATCCACGTTAGTTTGCCTCATTACAGCTTTTAAGTCTATATTATTCGCGACGAATTGATCAAAGTATATTAGGTACCAATATAATAATTGTTAGTTATTGAGTAAGGTTTGAAAGTCGTTCAAATGTATTTCCGCTGCAGGGCATTTTcctgacatgaaatatcattgagcATAGTTATTTAGGCACGATTTTTGAGTCCTATTGTGTCTGATTTTTAACTTCTTTACTGATTCGACCTTTCAACCTTTTCGTATGGAACACCACCGATAAGTCTCTTCTAGACGAAAAGAGCGTCTGGAGTTCTTATGAATTTGGAGTAAGGCTTTCATAGGAACTTTTGCCTTTCAACGTGTTACCTTCGTCTACTTGAGTTTTGAAAAGAATGTTGtcttaagaaagaaaaaaaccggGCATAGACCACTTTTATAAGAAGAACAGAAGGAATACAACATTCAAATGCGAACCATCGAAAACAGCCTCCGATTTTGAAGTTCAAGATAAAGATATGGATGCTGTGAATAACATAATCTGATCATATTACGTCAAATAaaggcagtagtataccgctgttcaaactcataaatccatggacaaaaaaacaaaatcgggttaacaaactaaaactgagggaaacgcttAAATATAAGAGGTACTCACAATAACCGAAATAAATTGTTCACACAGACAACAAATGCtatctatttttctttctttttgtcatcataaaacttaaatttataacatttttaaagtatataattttaaagtataGAACAGTACTGTGACAGTGACGTTAATGGCTGCTCCTTCTAGTGAAATAATACTATGCAGCTACATATGGTATTCAAGATATCCGTGGATACCGATATTATTTTAGATGCCAACCTCAAGTATGCAACGTGGAATGCTGTGAAAGACCTATACCTTAATTATTTATGACAGAAGAAAGGACGGACATCAGGCCTCTCCTATTCGATTCAAAGCTAGAATAGTATAGGAATGATACATTGAAAATACTTAACATAATTGATTCCCCAATTACCTGTGCATCGTTCCAGGACTTTTGTGAATGACTAAAAAAATAGCAGGCACCAAAGCCAACACGTCTAACCCAATCTAAAGGACATTCTGATCCGTCACCtgaatttataataaacaaaaacttttttaatcagaaatatatggtttctgcattttatgtttgtatgcaATATTAAATCGATAATTAAATTTTTCGATCAAAACTCATTATTTTTTGTACTTTGcgtaaaattgaaaatatctcAAATAAAAAAGGCAACGgataataaatttaaagataactGTGTATTATGAGTTCAAGGCGGTGAGGTTATTGTAACAAATTACCAAAAAACTGGCTGATCAGAAATATATTCTTTTGACAATTTTGTAGATATATTTGTTGACCTTGTGTTTGTAGAAGATTGAAgacaaacatataaaataaattcagatttgTGAATATTTCTTAACTTTATTATTTATATCAGGCATGAAGATACCCTGCCCGTTGGATATCATCGGCATCTGTACTTCTGTTATGATAATGTTCCTTAATAAAGTTTTGGCAGCATTGTTTGGAAACATTTAGCTCTCATGCTTacaaacattttcagtaaattatttttacaaaactttacaaTCTCGACGCTTCCTTGATGGAAACCTTTCCAGAAAATGTTTCTTATCCATTAATAATCTTCATGCTCTATAATGGGCGGCACATCTTACAATCCAACCAGTAATTTATGCTTTCATATTGATTTTCCTTGACTTATTTTATAGAAAGATGACTACCATACAGTTTTATTCCATGACCGGAATTTTTGCCATTCCTGGGTCCTGTTTGCCTATTACCATGTCTGCATCATTTATACTTAGTTTTGAGTGCTTTGGCAATGGGCATCACTTAAGtatgtttattaaatataatcTAATGATGCAGTACAATTAGTTGCGTACCGTTCGTATTATTATGGCGGTTTACCTAgctttcaaaggaatattacacATCGATAACAGTAATACTCATGTTACAAGAAcatagatatacaatgtatacaccTTACTCGTTGCAATTTCtcacaaaaaaaacaaagatacACTCCTGGATCATTGATATTTccaacaagaaaattttatacacactagatagatataggaagatgtggtgtgagtgccaatgagacaactctccatacaaataacaatttaaaaagtaaaccattataggttaaagtacggccttcaacacggagccttagctcacaccgaacaacaagctataaagggccccaaaattactagtgtaaaaccattcaaacgggaaaaccaacggtctaatctatataaacaaaacgagaaacgagaaacacgtatatattacataaacaaacgacaactactgtacatcagattcctgacttaggacaggtgcaaacatttgcagcgggattaaacgttttaatggatccaaaccttctccctttttctgaaacaatagcataacatcacaacaaagaaaaacatacgataaaatatcaattggcagacttaactcaatcacaaaacgtatgattaaacaatgaagcTCATTTCTATTTTACACAAGAAAATACATATACACACCTGACCCTTTACTAATTCCCACAAGAAAATAAATACACACACCTTACTCATTGTTATTTCCCacaagaaaatgaataaaaacatctGACCCATTACTATTTCTCACCAGAAAATAAATACGCACACCTGACTCATTGCTATTTCccacaagaaaataaatatacacatcTGACCCATTACTATTTCCCACAAGAAAATAAATACACACATCTGACTCATTGCTATTTCCCacaagaaaatgaatatacacatcTGACCCATTACTATTTCccacaagaaaaaaaatacacacaccTGACTCATTGCTATTTCccacaagaaaataaaaacacacaTCTGACTCATTGCTATTTCCCACacgaaaatgaatatacacatcTGACCAATTACTATTTCCCACAAGAAAATAAATACACACATCTGACTCATTGCTATTTCCCacaagaaaatgaatatacacatcTTACCCATTACTATTTCccacaagaaaataaaaacacacaCCTGACCCATTACTATTTCCAACAAGAAAATAAATACACACATCTGACTCATTGCTATTTCCCacaagaaaatgaatatacacatcTGACCCATTACTATTTCccacaagaaaataaaaacacacaTTTGACTCATTGCCATTTCCCAAAAGAATTAAATATACACACCTGACTTACTGCTATGCTTTCTCGGTATCTTCAAATGTGAGTATTTGTTATCTAACACATTGACCCTCTGACGTAGATCTTGTATTGTGTCATAAATTGTTTTCGATGCATTTGTTGTTTCCTTTAGATCTTGTTCGAGCTGTATGGTGCCATCTCGCAAACCttcaatttcacatgaaaatgCACGCTTAGTGTTTGCATGTTTATGTTCCAACTGTTGTGTTTGACCTTTCAGGAAAGCGATTTCATGTTCGTTATTAATTACTCTCATAAATAGAGCATGGTAATTTCCCTTCATAACGTCAACTTCCGTTTTGATATTCGTTATGTCTTTCCCATCAACTGCCGCCACTTTATAACTTTGAGTGCTTTGATCCACCAAACTTCCATTGCATGAATATGACATGAAAGAGAATACCATTAACAACCAAATGTTCATTTCATCTATTTTCACGTGTCTCCTTAAATTGTAAATTCtataaaaccattaaaacaaaTGTCTTCTTTGAAACAATCCTTATGAACACAACAGCCAAAAAAGAACAACTATTCAATTTCGTAATAACACATTGGCTCAGATTAAAAGTGTACAGTTAATGCTTCTAAATATTTCCTTATCTTTTTCGATTTTACGGGTAAAGGTGAACCACGAAAATATTATCATAAACATCAATATTATCAAGTAAttatacatggtttttttttttattaaatcataaaAGATACATGGAAATAGTTTAAAAATTAACACGAAAGATTTGTCAACATCAAACTCATTAGTGTTGCTTAAATCAAAACACTTGGTAGGCAAACAAAAATACGAAGCATTGAAAAACAGGAATTCcgaaaattttgcaaaatacaaCTTAAAAGCGATATTAACCTTGGTTAgaaaaacattattaatttgaaTTGAACAACATTTCTGAACAActaatttaaagaaacaaaatatcaatgcaaattaatttaaaCACAAAATTGGTAAACACTTTGTCTAATCATACCAGCTAGAAGAAACGTTCAGGAGTTTAGGCAACGaccaaattttgataaaatcagatACTAGGTTTATTGTTTAGTAGAGCTGCATAAACGTTacgtatacataagactcattagtgactcTAGAATAGATTATGGCAACAGTCGTTTATCGATACTTGTAAGTACATGTTTTAATTTCCCTAActtgtataattatatattttttttaattttgaagcttAAAACCTGTAATATTTCCgacttacaaaaaatgtatgtctTGCTAAATGTCCCTCTTTTTCATTGTTATAACAGGAATATTCTGAAACATGATGAGTAGATAAAAGAACGCCCTTTTCCAATGAAATATAACTTGGTTGTCTTTATATACCTACATGTATATGGGGTTAATTTTTTTAGAAGGATATTTATAAGTCATCCCTTTAAAGAATTAACCTGGACGATAAAATTTACTTATACTTTACTTACTTAGGTATAAAAAAATGTGACACATGTCATTATTTTGCTTGATTAAAGTGCAAATAATATTTTAGGTAAACATTCAACTCATTTGATAGTTATCGTGTTTTGTTGCCAATTGGGGTTTTGCTCTTCAAACTTTTATCTTTGATAGGTTAAAAGAAGGAACATTCCTTTCAGTCGTTTACAAgacaaaattaccaaaaaaaacatgtttgacgTACATTTTAACTTCAGAAACAAGTGAACTTTTGTTAAGTTATCGTCAAAATACAAGGACATAATGCGAGATGAATTCGATAATGGAAGATATTCATACTGCTTTTAAACAAACCAGATTAAACACAATCGTGTGTAGGATTTTGACTATCTTATAGATTCATACTTAATCTAGTGGAACCCATACTTCTACCTAGAGATATTCGTTTTTCGTATTATATACCTGCACTTGTATCAAAGTTTCATACATTTTGTGCCAGATCCTAACTTGTTACGTCACTATTAACAAtaccttttacatttttactcTATTAAATGACCAATTATTCTTATTTTCGATACAATAGTAGTCTTGTATATTATAATGAGGTTTAGTATTATatttaatcaatattaaaaaatgtatagcTAGACAAAACAGAGAAATCAATTCTTCTGAGTAGTTCGATAAAAGTTGttgaaaatatacaacagcttttcacaaaaaaaacgtTTCATGAGAAAAAGAAGGAAACAAACAAAGCACCCCCCTTTCATAAACTAAGTTGATAAAATTATTTACTTACAAAGTGACTTGTATTTTTCATTCACCGTAACAATTCATTTGTGTCTAGTTTCAAGCAGTGACAGTTACATTTGtacaccccagttctattgttatactttattgtttctatttttttataaaagtgtAAATTGAATAGATTTATAGATCTATTGTTACGAATAACAATGGATTTTGACAACAGGGTGTGACGTGCGTGGTTTTTGGAAACCCTTGCTACTACATCCGGAAAGCATTGTTGTTCATaacaatatatgtttttttttcaataccatGATCAGAAGTGTCTTCAAATAGTGCGTAGGGCATTTGAAACATAGTTTAGGACTGTAAATAGTGAGGGAAGAAAATGtttgcgtttccctcggtttttgtttgtgacccggattggttttttttctatcgatttatgagttttgaacatcggtatactactgttgcctttatttgccatctagtttgaattataaaaaaaaatcatttaaatagtACTCATTTGCCTGAAATATAATTTTCATTCCGTATGGGATATTCCTTTGTCATCCGATTTACTATAAATCATAATTTATGGCCAAACTCATTAAAGACACGTTATTGTTACACTTAGTTGACACATACAACAATACCTACCTTTATGTTGATGAAATGTATTGGTTAAATAAACCACAGATCACTAAATATACTACCGAAATTTACTCAAAGAACTAACTAACATAAATAGCAGTTGTTGTCCAGAcatttctagatttagacatttcaatttctaagaaaaaacaataccaaaatttacaaaaaaaggaTTCTTCCTGCCCTATTATTAAGTTTCCTCATATTTTATTTCGCCAGCTCAaacgaatataaattatttaataaataaaacaacacatacaTAGGATAAGTGTGCCTACAGCTGTAGCAGCCTTTAACATTAACTTTACATTCAATATGATTCTCAAACTAAAGTCTTTCAATATAAATGCACACTACCAATCCAATCATACAATAGCACAGTAATATACAGTAACACATTTCAAAACTATCTACAAGAGAGGAAAAATTCAtattaatataatgtaatata
It contains:
- the LOC139502043 gene encoding C-type lectin domain family 10 member A-like; the encoded protein is MNIWLLMVFSFMSYSCNGSLVDQSTQSYKVAAVDGKDITNIKTEVDVMKGNYHALFMRVINNEHEIAFLKGQTQQLEHKHANTKRAFSCEIEGLRDGTIQLEQDLKETTNASKTIYDTIQDLRQRVNVLDNKYSHLKIPRKHSSKSGDGSECPLDWVRRVGFGACYFFSHSQKSWNDAQEQCRRHNGSLTDINSENEAVFLAEYSRNHTARSVWIGGKNDHGVYKWFTSDGKTKHMNYTRWTNTQTRQYRNRSVCAQLYDGVEYKWLKWNCDEAENFICKTYI